The genome window GCAACGCCAGATACCGATTGCATTTTGGGTTGAACTACTCTTGCAAGTAAATCATAAATTTGAGGCCCTGACATTTTTTCACTAGAGTAACTTATATATAGAGCAGCTAATGTACTTCCGGTTGTCTTAGTAATAACAGGGTCATTCGCATCTTTGGGAAGTTGAGCGCGAACAGCGTTTACTTTAGCTGAAATATCACCAAAGGCAGTCGTAGAATTAAAATTCAATTTTAAATGGATTTCTATTTTACTTACACCTTGGGAACTTGAAGAATTTATATAATCAATTCCTTCCGCTGATGAAACTGAAGTTTGAATTGGTTGGGTGATAAAACCTTGCATTAATTGTGCGCTTGCACCTGGATAAGTTGTTAAAACGGTAACAACGGTATTTTCAACTTTAGGATATTGTCTAAGATCAAGATTAAATATTGATTTTAAACCAACCATGAAAATTAAAATACTAACGACCGTTGCCAACACTGGCCTTTGAATGAATATGTCGGTAAATTTCATTTTCTTCCTCAGCTCACTCAATCTGTTAAAGATTGATAGAATTGTTTATGGCTATTTTTGCTCCATCATTTAATTTTAATTGTCCACTACTGACAACAAGATCGCCTTCTTTTATTCCTTCTATAATTGTTACTAAATTGTCTCTCTTTTCTCCAGTTTTTACAAAAACTCTTTTTACTGTAGCTAATTCATCGCCTTTATCAGACTTTTGATTCAATAAAGTAACAACAAAAGCAGAATCACCGTAAAGAGTATAGGTTATAGCGGTTTGTGGTAAAATAATTGAATTAGGAACAATTGGTAAGGCTACCTTCACACTAATGAACATTCCGGGCAATAATTTATTTTCGGAATTATCAATTGTTGCTTGAACATGAATTGTTCTTGTGGCTTCATCTACTTTTGAATCTACAGCGTTTATTTTACCTTTAAAATTAAAATTTGGATATGCATCAACGTTAACTAAGACTTCTTGATTGATAAATACCTTGTTGGTATCCTGCTGTGGTAAGGTAATTTGTGCGTATAAAGCATTTGAAGTTTGTAAACTTGCGCAAGCAAAACCTGCTTGAATAAATTGCCCAATATTTACTTGTTTAATTCCAATTTTCCCGCTAAAAGGTGCTCTAATTAATTTTTTAGCAATTAATGATTTTGCATTTTCATAATTAGCAGATAATTGCTTTACTTTAGAAGAAGAATCATCGACTGCAGACAACGATGCTGCTCCTTGAGTAAACAATTGTTTTATTCTTTTATCATTAACTTGTGCAAGTTGTAATTGAGCAACTATATCTTTTAATTGGGCTTGCTCAGAAGAATCATCTAGTTGGATAAGAGGTTCTCCTTGTTTAACAAATTTCCCAGAATCAAAGTAAATTGCTTTAACTTGGCCTGCGGTTTCAGCACTTATATCCACTCCATTTATTGAACTTAAAGAGCCTACTGAATAAAGATATGGCTGCCAATTATCTAATTTTGCTTTTACCACACTAACGACTTGTGGTGGTGGTTCAAATTTAGCAAAAAAGCTTTTGATAAAATATTGCCGTAAACCGTACCAACCAAAAACACATCCAAAAACGATAACTAATGCAATTATTGTTATACTCATCCGTTTTGACATAAAATTCCTCTTTTATACTTAAAGGACTAGATTTAATTCATAACTTTATTTTTCATTTCGTTCAATAGTACATCAAGAAGGATTTTTCATTTTTTAATTTTATAAAGAAAGAAGAGATATTCTAAGAGGTTATTTTTGTATATTTTAAAATGTTTTTTTATTAAAATGAAAAGTAACAAAACAAATCGCCAATAAAGTAACTGCTATATTTCAGTAGACTCGTTACTCAATAGTGCTGCATGAATTAATTTATCTTGTTCGATAAAATGTTGTTTTTCTAAACCTACAGCGGGAGTTGCCCTTCTGCTTCTGCCAAAATACATTAATTTAGTCTGCATTCCAATTTTATCTAAAACTTTTTCCAATTCAAATCTGATATAAGTCCAAGCTCCCATATTTGCAGGCTCTTCTTGGACCCATGCAACATGTTTTACATTCTTATAATGAGAAAGAATACTTGTTACTTTTTCAATGTGGAATGGATAAAGTTGTTCTATTCTTACGACTGCAATAGACTCTGCTTTATTTTTAAACTCTTCTTTTTCTAGAGCATCAAATAAATCAAGGGAAATTTTACCAGTACAGAATAAAACTTTTTCTATTTTCTGAGCTTTAGAAATACGTGAATCATCTAAAATTTCTTCAAAAGATCCTGTAGCAAGTTCTTCTAAAGTTGTAGATGCTCTTGGACTACGCAAAAAGCTTTTAGGTGTCATAATGACTAAAGGTTTTCTGAAATTGCGATGCAATTGTCTTCTGAGGGCATGGTAAATTTGAGCAGCGTTAGTAAGGTAACAAACTTGCATATTAGCATTTGCGCTCAGCTGTAAAAACCTTTCTAACCGAGCACTGGAGTGCTCAGCTCCTTGTCCTTCCATTCCATGTGGCAGTAACAAAACTAAGCCCTGTGATTGAGCCCATTTTGTTTCACCGGCAGCAATAAATTGATCAATAATAACTTGCGCACCATTGGCAAAATCACCAAATTGTGCTTCCCATAAAACCAATCCTTTTGCTTGTCTAACAGCATAGCCGTATTCATATCCCATAGCTGCTTCTTCAGATAAAAGAGTATTTATAACTTCAACTTTTGCGTTTTGTTCAATACACTCTTTAATACTTGTATAACGAGCCCCAGTTTCAAAATCGACTAAAGTCACATGGCGATGTGAAAATGTACCTCTTTGTGCATCTTCTCCAGCAAGTCGAATGCTAAATCCTTCGTTTAACAAAGAAGCATAAGCAAGTAATTCAGCCATTCCCCAATCTAGCTTTTTATTTCCTTCAGCCATTTCTTTTCGTTCAGAAACGATGATTCTTGCGAGCTTTGGATTGGGCTTGAAGCTTTCAGGTGTTTGACAAATTTTTAAAGCTAATTCTTTTAATTTATTTAAGGATATTTGTGTTTTTGCAGGTTTTAGCATTTCTTTTTCATCAACGAGCTTTAATTCTCCTGCTTCTCTTAGAGGCGTAAATTGTAAAATTGGTAAATGTTCATTTTTTACTTTATCATAAACGTTATTCATATCTGAACGGTATTTATTATAAATTTCTTTTAATTCTTCTGAATTAAAACTATGTTTATTGACAAGATATTGAGCATATTCTTCATATGGAGCAGGTTTGTCTTTAATAATTTTATACATTAAAGGTTGGGTAAAAGAAGGTTCATCTGTTTCGTTATGTCCATGTCTTCTAAAACAAACTAAATCAATATAAAAATCCTTTTTAAATTTGAATCTGTAGTTTGCAGCAAGTACCATAACATTATGTAGAGCATCTAAATTATCGGCATTAACGTGGAATACAGGTGATCCTGTTACTTTAGCAATATCTGTACAATAAGTTGATGAGCGTGAATCTGAAGGATCTGTTGTAAATCCAACCTGATTATTTGCTACTATATGAACTGTTCCACCAATACTGTAACCTTGTAATGTCATCATTTGAATATTTTCAAAAACAATGCCTTGTCCAGAAAATGCAGCATCACCATGTAAAACTATACTTGTAACTTTGTTTGTGTCTCCATTGTGATACATTGCTTG of Pigmentibacter sp. JX0631 contains these proteins:
- a CDS encoding efflux RND transporter periplasmic adaptor subunit; its protein translation is MSKRMSITIIALVIVFGCVFGWYGLRQYFIKSFFAKFEPPPQVVSVVKAKLDNWQPYLYSVGSLSSINGVDISAETAGQVKAIYFDSGKFVKQGEPLIQLDDSSEQAQLKDIVAQLQLAQVNDKRIKQLFTQGAASLSAVDDSSSKVKQLSANYENAKSLIAKKLIRAPFSGKIGIKQVNIGQFIQAGFACASLQTSNALYAQITLPQQDTNKVFINQEVLVNVDAYPNFNFKGKINAVDSKVDEATRTIHVQATIDNSENKLLPGMFISVKVALPIVPNSIILPQTAITYTLYGDSAFVVTLLNQKSDKGDELATVKRVFVKTGEKRDNLVTIIEGIKEGDLVVSSGQLKLNDGAKIAINNSINL
- a CDS encoding 2-oxoglutarate dehydrogenase E1 component; this translates as MSGNFNSVFQNNAGYVEEMFSRYSSDPNSVGIEWRAYFEGFHEGFGTATALANDVPHFNELLTDLSHQQRNENSNSLNMSQDAIQFEFKVAAFVQAWKSFGHLKAKVNPLQNTSPEVPSLKTENYGISESDLSKTTMAGLLIGLDKMTFAELQKVLEARYAGTVGAEIEHIESTEERFWLQEQFALIYKPVAKDTQTAIYHELAKSDSLEKTIATKYIGKKRFSIEGADSQFPAVESFIDEAGKLGAQECTIAIAHRGRLNFLVNVIGKPLERLFSEFEGYPNPELHGDCDVKYHYGYESERTTRSGNKLLVSMPFNPSHLEYVGSIAMGDTRARQAMYHNGDTNKVTSIVLHGDAAFSGQGIVFENIQMMTLQGYSIGGTVHIVANNQVGFTTDPSDSRSSTYCTDIAKVTGSPVFHVNADNLDALHNVMVLAANYRFKFKKDFYIDLVCFRRHGHNETDEPSFTQPLMYKIIKDKPAPYEEYAQYLVNKHSFNSEELKEIYNKYRSDMNNVYDKVKNEHLPILQFTPLREAGELKLVDEKEMLKPAKTQISLNKLKELALKICQTPESFKPNPKLARIIVSERKEMAEGNKKLDWGMAELLAYASLLNEGFSIRLAGEDAQRGTFSHRHVTLVDFETGARYTSIKECIEQNAKVEVINTLLSEEAAMGYEYGYAVRQAKGLVLWEAQFGDFANGAQVIIDQFIAAGETKWAQSQGLVLLLPHGMEGQGAEHSSARLERFLQLSANANMQVCYLTNAAQIYHALRRQLHRNFRKPLVIMTPKSFLRSPRASTTLEELATGSFEEILDDSRISKAQKIEKVLFCTGKISLDLFDALEKEEFKNKAESIAVVRIEQLYPFHIEKVTSILSHYKNVKHVAWVQEEPANMGAWTYIRFELEKVLDKIGMQTKLMYFGRSRRATPAVGLEKQHFIEQDKLIHAALLSNESTEI